GAAGCGCGCTCGACTTGTCCTCACCTCGCTGTTTCCATTATCACTTGCGGCATGAGGGGCGGCGTGCGCCCCGCTCCGACGCTTCTGTGTCTGCCTCAGGGGGCGAAGTTGAGGATGACCGCTTTGCCTCGCAAGCAGGACGCCCTCGCGCGGCCCTCCCTGGGCTGGGGGTGGGCGGCGGCCCTGGCGGCGGCCCTGGGCGTGCTGCTCGCCACGCTGCCGGTCGCCCTCGCGCTTCAGGAGGAGCGCCGGAAGCACTTCGAGAATGAGCTGAACATCGAGCTGCGGCGCGCGAAGGAGAAGGTGGAGGCGCAGATCGAGGATCGCATCCTCGCGCTGGTGCGCATGGCGCGCCGCTGGGAGCGCAGCCCCGCCTCCAAGGAGGAATGGGAGGCCGACGCCACGTTCTACTACCAGCACTTCAAGAGCTTCCAGGCCATCGAGTGGGCCGATCCCAGCCAGCACATCCGGTGGGTCATCCCGCTGGAAGGAAACGGGGCGGTGTTGGGGCTGGACCTGGGCGCCGAGGCGCGGCGGCGTGAGTCGATACGCCAGGCCGAGGAGCGCGGGGAGGTGGTGGTCTCCCGGACCGTGGAGCTGGCGCAGCGAGGAAGAGGCTTCCTCGTCCTCGTGCCCATCGCGCGGCAGGGGCCCTCCCAGGGCACGCTCATCGGTGTCTTTCGCATCCAGGACACGCTGGAGACCATCCTGGGCCAGGACTTCCAGTCGCGCTTCGCGATGACTGTCTTTGATGGCGACGAGCGCATCTACCACCGGGAGTTGCCAGGAGAGCCCGAGCGCGGTGAGTGGGCCCAGGAGGGCACCTTCCAGGTCCGCAACGTGGAGTGGCGTGTGAGGCTTCAGCCCGCGCCCTCCCGGATGGATCCCCTCTGGTCGATGCTGCCCGGAGCGGTGCTCGCCGCGGGCGGGCTGGTGAGCGTGCTGGTCTTCATCGCCGTCTCCCTGGCCTTCAAGGACCGGTGGCGGGCGCGGCAGTTCGAGGCGCTCACCCGCTTCCAGAGCGCCATCCTGGATGGGACGAACTACGCCATCGTCTCCACCCACTCCAGTGGCATCATCCGCGTCTTCAACAAGGGCGCCGAGCGCCTGACCGGCTACCGCGCGGAGGAGGTGATTGGCCGGGTCACGCCCCTGATCTTCCACGATCCCCAGGAGCTGGAGGCGCGGGCGCGGCAGCTCTCCCAGGAGCTCGGCCAGGAGGTGCCGCCCGACCAGGTCTTCCTCGCCGCGCAGCGGCTGGCGGGACGCGGGGCGGACGGCGAGTGGACCTACATCCGCAAGGATGGGAGCCGGGTGTTGATCCAGCTCTCGCTCTCGGCGATCCGCGACGCCCAGGGACACATCAGCCAGTTCGCGGGCATTGCCTTCGACGTGTCGCTGCGCAAGCAGGCGGAGCTGGCGCTGGTGCAGGCCAAGGAGGCCGCGGAGGAGGCGGCTCGGGTCAAGTCCGACTTCCTGGCGCGGATGAGCCATGAGATTCGCACCCCGCTCAATGGCGTCATCGGGATGGTGGACCTCACGCTCGGCACGCCGCTGAGCCATCAGCAGCGGGACTTCCTGGAGACGGCCCAGCACTCCGCGCACGCGCTGCTGAGGCTCATCGATGATCTGCTGCACTTCTCGAAGCTCGAGGCGAGGAAGCTCCGGCTGGAGACGCTCCCCTTCCGCCTCCGGGATCTGCTGGGAGAGACGCTCAAGCCGCTCGCGCTGCGGGCCCACGCCAAGGGGCTCGAGCTGCTGATGGCCGTGCCCGAGGACGTGCCGGATGCGCTGGTGGGGGACCCTCACCGCCTGCGCCAGGTGCTGCTCAACCTGCTGGAGAACGCGCTCAAGTTCACCGAGCGGGGAGAGGTCATCGTCTCCGTCGAGCGGGAGGGGCACCTCTCGGGCCAGGTCCGGCTGCGCTTCTCCGTGACGGACACGGGCATCGGCATCCCGGAGGACAAGCTCGCCCACGTGTTCGAGGCGTTCACGCAGGCGGATGAGGCCACCACCCGCAAGTATGGGGGCACCGGCCTGGGGCTCTCCATCTGCTCGCAGCTCGTCTCCTTGATGGGGGGCCGGCTCCAGGCGGAGAGCAAGGTCGGCCGCGGCAGTCGCTTCCACTTCGCCCTGGCGCTCCCGCTGGACGGCGAGCCCCCCGCGAGAGGCCTGATGGCCAATGGGGAGCGCCTGAGCGGCCTCTCGGTGCTCGTCATGGTGGAGAACGCGAGCCATCGGCGCATCCTGGCGGAGCTGCTGCGTGGCTGGAGGATGGTGCCCCACGAAGTCTCGGAGCCTGCCGCCGCGCTCGCCGCGCTCGAGGCCCGGCACGCGGCGGGCTCTCCCATCCAGCTGGCCATCCTGGAGGTGAAGCTGAACGAGCGCGGCGGGTGGGACACGGCCCGTGCCATGCGCGCCGATCCTCGCGGAGCGTCGGTCCCCATCATCCTGCTCCTGTCGACGAACGAGAGCCAGGTGGCCGGCGTGCCGGAGCTCGAGCCCTGCGCGTGGCTGCTCAAGCCGGTGAGCCCCTCCGTGCTGCTGGAGACGGTGCAGTCCCTGCTGAGCGGCGGGCCCCGACGCCTCGTCTCCGCCTCCCAGCCCGGCGCGGGCGCGCCGACCCGCAAGCCTCGGGAGGTCCTCGTGGTGGAGGACAACGCCGTCAACCAGCGCATCGTCACCGTCCTGCTGGAGCGGGCCGGACACCACGTGTTCTCGGTGGGCACGGGGCTCGCCGCCATCGAGGCGCTCCGGACGCGGCACTATGACGTCGTGCTCATGGATGTGCAGATGCCCGGGATGGATGGGCTCGAGGCCACGCGCATCATCCGCTCCGAGGAGGCGCTCCGGGGAGGCCACGTCCCCATCATCGCGCTGACGGCGCAGGACATGAAAGGCGACGCGCAGCGGTGCCTCGACGCGGGGATGGATGGCTACATCGCCAAGCCGCTGAAGCTGGCCACGCTCCTGAGCGCCCTCGAGGAGCTCTCCG
The DNA window shown above is from Hyalangium gracile and carries:
- a CDS encoding response regulator, producing MTALPRKQDALARPSLGWGWAAALAAALGVLLATLPVALALQEERRKHFENELNIELRRAKEKVEAQIEDRILALVRMARRWERSPASKEEWEADATFYYQHFKSFQAIEWADPSQHIRWVIPLEGNGAVLGLDLGAEARRRESIRQAEERGEVVVSRTVELAQRGRGFLVLVPIARQGPSQGTLIGVFRIQDTLETILGQDFQSRFAMTVFDGDERIYHRELPGEPERGEWAQEGTFQVRNVEWRVRLQPAPSRMDPLWSMLPGAVLAAGGLVSVLVFIAVSLAFKDRWRARQFEALTRFQSAILDGTNYAIVSTHSSGIIRVFNKGAERLTGYRAEEVIGRVTPLIFHDPQELEARARQLSQELGQEVPPDQVFLAAQRLAGRGADGEWTYIRKDGSRVLIQLSLSAIRDAQGHISQFAGIAFDVSLRKQAELALVQAKEAAEEAARVKSDFLARMSHEIRTPLNGVIGMVDLTLGTPLSHQQRDFLETAQHSAHALLRLIDDLLHFSKLEARKLRLETLPFRLRDLLGETLKPLALRAHAKGLELLMAVPEDVPDALVGDPHRLRQVLLNLLENALKFTERGEVIVSVEREGHLSGQVRLRFSVTDTGIGIPEDKLAHVFEAFTQADEATTRKYGGTGLGLSICSQLVSLMGGRLQAESKVGRGSRFHFALALPLDGEPPARGLMANGERLSGLSVLVMVENASHRRILAELLRGWRMVPHEVSEPAAALAALEARHAAGSPIQLAILEVKLNERGGWDTARAMRADPRGASVPIILLLSTNESQVAGVPELEPCAWLLKPVSPSVLLETVQSLLSGGPRRLVSASQPGAGAPTRKPREVLVVEDNAVNQRIVTVLLERAGHHVFSVGTGLAAIEALRTRHYDVVLMDVQMPGMDGLEATRIIRSEEALRGGHVPIIALTAQDMKGDAQRCLDAGMDGYIAKPLKLATLLSALEELSVPGEARPPPRPSSGEPMDRERLLGHVGGDVQLMKEVVELFLAERPRLWAALDEAMARGDAREAARAAHKVKGALLNLTAEPAAAAARRLEEAAHQGHMEEAREALERLRLELVRLQGALEELSSEA